In one window of Dokdonia sp. PRO95 DNA:
- a CDS encoding tetratricopeptide repeat-containing sensor histidine kinase: MKQLVLSSLFLLYSFTVYSALPPQKNKAEDSLLYYKKLSRQKKNTYEDRLIANEKAIYWAKQVSDSVYLGQLDYRCDLYYYDDQYDQAITQSKKLLYEARRLKNKRFIGKAYFQTGDFFQKKKNSSDAFSNYVRAIESYSEINDSLQVIRISKKASYIQASLGDIDGAEYTIVNALDYSDALKDLSQISWFYDILGRVYRERGLWLEAIRYHRKALQIANNTSSKASLINNYAITLLKSGDNDGAIQQLEVGLAYKDSLSLKTLYRLKDNYGFAKSRAGHKDAIFLLEEALSLRSDINDIPGAYASHIHLAEAYMTLENTKKTAYHAQQAYNISSKAKNTEAVIKALDYLIPVTIESNVLFEEYTSLSDSLTKAQNNAKFEFAKLRYDVEKAEERESRALEQITASQLREDIARRKINWALAGIGTLVVIAVIFILYQRERSKKQRLLDRYETEKRIAKKLHDELANEIYLVMNEVENEAYSPAVADRLEDIYKLSRDLSRDTKPIQTDGNFPTELAMNLQTYTSSERKLILRGLESIDWNVVKPEVKIEIYRVLQELMTNMRKHSKASLVALVFKTADKLLEINYSDNGKGVSLSKGNRGSGLLNTQNRIKSLGGHIQFESAVDEGFRAELSIPI; the protein is encoded by the coding sequence ATGAAACAGCTTGTTCTGTCATCCCTCTTTTTACTGTATAGCTTTACTGTTTACAGCGCCTTACCACCTCAAAAAAATAAAGCTGAGGATAGTTTACTGTACTACAAAAAATTAAGTCGCCAAAAGAAAAATACTTACGAGGATAGACTGATTGCAAATGAAAAAGCCATTTACTGGGCAAAACAAGTATCAGACTCTGTATATCTTGGTCAGCTAGACTATAGATGTGACTTGTATTACTACGACGATCAATACGACCAAGCTATAACCCAAAGCAAAAAGCTATTATATGAAGCTAGACGGTTAAAAAACAAAAGATTTATTGGTAAAGCCTATTTTCAAACAGGAGATTTCTTTCAAAAAAAGAAAAACTCATCCGATGCTTTTTCTAACTATGTACGGGCAATAGAATCTTATAGTGAGATAAACGATAGCTTACAGGTTATACGTATTTCAAAAAAGGCAAGCTACATACAAGCCAGTCTGGGGGATATAGACGGAGCAGAATATACTATCGTAAATGCTCTTGATTACAGTGATGCATTAAAAGATCTTTCTCAAATTTCTTGGTTTTATGACATTTTAGGTAGAGTATATAGAGAGCGTGGCTTGTGGCTAGAAGCTATACGATATCATAGGAAGGCATTACAAATTGCAAATAACACAAGCAGCAAGGCTTCACTTATTAATAATTATGCCATTACCCTTCTAAAATCTGGTGATAATGATGGCGCTATACAGCAACTAGAAGTAGGTCTTGCTTATAAAGACAGCCTGTCACTTAAAACATTATATAGACTAAAAGATAATTATGGCTTTGCAAAATCTCGGGCTGGGCATAAAGACGCCATATTTTTACTAGAAGAAGCTTTATCATTGAGAAGTGATATAAATGACATACCTGGAGCATATGCAAGCCACATACATCTTGCTGAGGCTTACATGACATTAGAAAACACTAAAAAAACTGCATATCACGCCCAGCAAGCTTATAATATTTCTTCTAAAGCTAAAAATACAGAAGCTGTTATAAAGGCCTTGGACTATTTAATACCTGTAACTATAGAATCCAATGTACTTTTTGAAGAATATACTTCTTTATCTGATTCGCTGACTAAAGCTCAAAATAATGCTAAGTTTGAGTTTGCAAAACTGCGTTACGATGTAGAAAAAGCTGAAGAACGAGAGAGTAGAGCCTTAGAACAAATTACAGCCTCACAACTGCGAGAAGATATAGCACGCAGAAAGATAAACTGGGCCCTTGCAGGCATAGGAACTCTTGTAGTAATTGCTGTCATATTTATATTGTACCAACGTGAGCGATCAAAAAAACAGCGACTACTAGACCGTTATGAAACAGAAAAGCGCATTGCAAAAAAACTTCATGATGAGCTAGCAAACGAAATATACTTAGTTATGAATGAGGTTGAAAATGAAGCCTATTCTCCAGCAGTAGCAGATAGGCTTGAAGATATTTACAAACTAAGTAGAGATCTTTCAAGAGACACAAAACCTATACAAACAGATGGGAACTTTCCAACAGAGCTTGCAATGAATTTACAAACATACACCTCATCAGAACGCAAACTCATATTGAGAGGCCTTGAATCTATAGACTGGAACGTTGTTAAACCAGAAGTAAAAATTGAGATTTACAGAGTACTACAAGAGTTAATGACAAATATGAGAAAGCACAGTAAAGCTTCACTTGTTGCACTTGTTTTTAAAACTGCAGATAAACTCTTGGAAATAAATTACAGTGATAACGGTAAAGGAGTATCACTATCCAAAGGTAATCGCGGCAGCGGTTTATTAAATACACAAAATCGAATCAAAAGCTTAGGAGGACACATACAATTTGAATCTGCAGTAGATGAAGGCTTTAGAGCAGAATTATCCATTCCAATTTAA
- a CDS encoding DUF6252 family protein, whose product MRNLLFALISIVTFISCSTIEDNTPALQGVRDTVLLRTTDSRAILDENGDLFLKGERGEEVISFQIQNQAQTQITFGGQNNPNIATYIDKDGKVFTTESSKASGLLDFSFNGSSSISGDFKFTAFTPFLADTVVFSRGVVYRVPILTPTVIEPEIEDVDDNFEALINTTVFNSIVINHIISGNVITVLGRTSSTNIAISFPINSTAGTYTIGSNPDFSAAYTTPSGISNAISGEITIIANDQENNIALGTFNFMTAQGFSITDGAFTINY is encoded by the coding sequence ATGCGTAATTTACTGTTTGCTCTCATCTCTATTGTCACTTTTATTTCTTGTAGTACTATAGAAGATAATACACCTGCACTTCAAGGTGTGCGTGATACTGTATTACTACGCACTACAGACAGTAGAGCTATTCTTGATGAAAATGGTGATTTATTTTTAAAAGGAGAGCGCGGTGAAGAGGTAATAAGCTTCCAAATACAAAATCAAGCGCAGACTCAAATCACCTTCGGTGGTCAGAACAATCCTAACATTGCAACATATATTGATAAAGACGGAAAGGTATTTACAACCGAATCTTCAAAAGCCAGCGGCTTACTAGACTTCTCATTTAACGGGAGTAGTTCGATTTCTGGTGATTTTAAGTTTACTGCGTTTACACCTTTTCTTGCAGATACTGTCGTATTTAGCAGAGGTGTCGTTTATAGAGTTCCTATACTTACTCCTACAGTAATTGAACCAGAAATTGAAGATGTAGATGACAATTTTGAAGCTCTCATTAATACTACGGTTTTCAATTCTATAGTCATTAATCACATTATCTCTGGTAATGTTATCACGGTTCTAGGCCGTACATCTTCTACCAATATAGCTATAAGCTTCCCTATAAACAGCACAGCTGGAACATACACTATTGGTTCAAATCCTGACTTCTCTGCCGCTTACACCACTCCTTCAGGAATCTCAAATGCCATATCTGGTGAGATTACGATAATTGCTAATGATCAAGAAAATAACATAGCCTTAGGTACATTTAACTTTATGACTGCGCAAGGTTTTTCAATTACTGATGGTGCGTTCACCATTAATTACTAG
- a CDS encoding PA2169 family four-helix-bundle protein, which produces MNYTEEVADKLNNLLTKSYDAEAGYKKAAENVKNTGLKNFFQNRAQDRYNFGHEIKEEVRSFGQEVDKGTSFQADMHRAWMDVKTAFSTDDDESTLEEAIRGEKASVEAYNEVLAETSLPSSTRNVLEKQRNSIQNALNEVKTLEEWA; this is translated from the coding sequence ATGAACTATACAGAGGAAGTAGCAGATAAATTAAACAACCTATTAACGAAGTCATATGATGCAGAGGCTGGCTACAAGAAAGCAGCTGAAAATGTAAAAAATACTGGCTTAAAAAACTTTTTTCAGAACCGTGCACAAGACAGATACAACTTTGGGCATGAAATTAAAGAAGAGGTAAGAAGTTTTGGACAAGAAGTAGATAAGGGAACAAGTTTCCAAGCAGATATGCACAGAGCATGGATGGACGTTAAAACAGCATTCTCTACAGATGATGATGAGTCAACACTAGAAGAAGCAATTCGTGGAGAGAAAGCATCAGTAGAAGCATATAATGAAGTACTCGCAGAGACATCACTTCCAAGTTCTACAAGAAATGTATTAGAGAAACAACGCAATAGCATCCAGAATGCATTGAATGAAGTAAAGACTTTAGAAGAGTGGGCATAA
- a CDS encoding response regulator transcription factor — MFKKILAAEDIDNIKLGVSSILKQLKIPEIVHVEYCDEAFLEFKMAIQDNAPFDLLITDLSFKESYRKERLTSGEHLFRALKEVDPTIKVIVYTMEDHPQRFDSIWKSGLLDGYVCKDRRGLENLKEAIEQVAKGEKYISQHLADNVKQKNLVELNNYDIELLSLLADGATQDEIQHYFKSKNIKPYSRSSIEKRLRELRTEFGAKTTIHLIRLLADLRLI; from the coding sequence ATGTTTAAAAAAATACTAGCAGCGGAAGACATAGATAATATTAAACTAGGAGTCTCTTCTATTCTCAAACAACTCAAGATACCAGAAATCGTACACGTCGAATACTGTGATGAGGCTTTTTTAGAGTTCAAAATGGCAATTCAAGATAATGCTCCCTTTGATCTTTTAATAACAGATCTTTCTTTTAAAGAATCATATCGAAAAGAGCGCCTTACCTCTGGAGAGCATCTTTTTAGAGCATTAAAAGAAGTAGACCCCACTATTAAAGTAATCGTTTACACCATGGAAGATCACCCTCAACGCTTTGATAGTATCTGGAAATCGGGTTTACTAGATGGTTATGTATGTAAAGATAGAAGAGGTCTAGAAAATCTCAAAGAAGCAATAGAACAAGTCGCAAAAGGCGAGAAATACATCTCTCAACATCTTGCAGATAATGTTAAGCAAAAAAATCTAGTAGAACTTAACAACTACGACATCGAATTATTGAGTCTACTAGCAGATGGTGCAACACAAGATGAAATACAGCACTATTTCAAATCTAAAAATATCAAACCCTATAGTAGAAGTAGTATTGAGAAGCGACTGCGCGAATTACGTACAGAGTTTGGCGCAAAAACGACCATACATCTCATACGACTACTAGCTGATTTACGTCTAATTTGA
- the dnaE gene encoding DNA polymerase III subunit alpha, with protein sequence MYLIFDTETTGLPKNWNAPLTDSDNWPRAIQIAWQLHDEMGNVIEHQDYLIKPDGFDIPYDAERIHGISTALAERDGIELSEVLSKFNIALSKSKYVVGQNVGFDTNIMGAEFHRLNVGNNLQELPVLDTCTEKTATLCQLPGGRGGKFKLPTLTELHNHLFGEGFGEAHNATADVEATTRCFLELIRQRVYTKEELDVAPDYFDRFSQSNPQPIEFIGLKHINLKKASAKIAQALAAQDDTPEISKAEIEENKEQLSDVKFAHLHNHSQFSILQSTASVQDIVKAATLHKMPAVAMTDMGNMMGAFHFTKAVKSHNAGVKKANAAAVEAGEEPEGVPLKAIIGCEFNVCVDHKNKSQKDNGYQIVILAKNKNGYQNLCKMASIAYTDGFYYVPRIDKQVIEQYKEDLIVLTGNLYGEVPSKILNVGEKQAEESLIWWKEQFGDDLYVELMRHGQEDEDRVMPVLITLSRKHNVKLIASNNTFYIDKSDADAHDVLLCVKDGEKVATPKGRGRGYRFGLPNDEYYFKSADEMKTLFADVPEAILNVQEVVDKIEPYELARDVLLPAFDIPQEFVSPEDAIDGGKRGENAFLKHLVYEGAKKRYGQDLSEEVIERLDFELDVIEKTGYPGYFLIVEDFIREARNMDVSVGPGRGSAAGSVAAYCLWITNIDPMKYDLLFERFLNPDRVSMPDIDIDFDDEGRGRVMQYVIDKYGANQVAQIITYGTMAAKSSIRDTSRALDLSLGDADRIAKLIPTMSKLRKIFGKTDAELRSSFRSDDLPKVQELINIETQDNLEGQMLRQARQLEGSVRNTGIHACGVIITPSDITNFVPVALAKDSDLYVTQFDNSVVEEAGLLKMDFLGLKTLTLIKDTVKLVKYRHDIDLDPENFPLDDEKTYELFQRGDTVGIFQYESPGMQKHMQSLKPTVFEDLIAMNALYRPGPMEYIPSFVRRKHGEEEIEYDLPAMEEYLKETYGITVYQEQVMLLSQKLADFTKGEADVLRKAMGKKQIAVLDKMKPKFIEQASAKGHDPEKLEKIWKDWEAFAAYAFNKSHSTCYAWIAYQTAYLKAHYPAEYLAAVLSNNMNDIKQVTFFMEEAKRMGLEVLGPDVNESFRKFTVNDNGAVRFGMGAVKGVGTGAVATIVENRKEGKYKSVFDFARRVDLRAANKKAFESLALAGGFDELDGDTHRAQFFNHDGDGITFLEKAVKYGARYQENENSSQVSLFGESSEVQIPEPEVPPCEEWGTMEKLKREKEVVGVYISGHPLDDFKTEMETFCNATVSNFHQMEAYVNRELTFGGVISDVQHRVSKNGKGWAAFTVEDFTDSFEFRMFGEEYLKMRHFLIPNSFIHAKVFIKDGFTNRETGRKGDPRTQFNSIQQLQDVMETNAKKLTINIDINEVAEARIEEIKNILDLHVGDAKLHFQVFEPLEKLFVKMPSKRMKVRICQELLDTLEENSVHYKLN encoded by the coding sequence ATGTACCTTATTTTTGATACCGAAACCACCGGACTTCCTAAAAACTGGAACGCTCCACTTACAGACTCAGATAACTGGCCTAGAGCGATACAGATCGCATGGCAGTTGCATGATGAGATGGGTAACGTCATAGAGCATCAGGATTATCTTATCAAGCCAGATGGATTTGACATTCCTTATGATGCAGAGCGCATACACGGTATCTCTACAGCACTTGCCGAAAGAGATGGGATTGAACTCTCTGAAGTACTCTCAAAATTTAATATTGCACTTTCAAAATCAAAGTATGTTGTAGGTCAGAATGTGGGCTTTGATACTAATATTATGGGTGCCGAGTTCCACAGACTCAATGTAGGTAATAACCTTCAAGAACTACCCGTACTAGATACCTGTACAGAAAAGACCGCCACTCTATGCCAGCTACCTGGAGGACGTGGTGGCAAGTTTAAACTACCTACGCTTACAGAGCTTCACAATCATCTTTTTGGCGAAGGTTTTGGCGAGGCGCACAATGCCACGGCAGATGTGGAGGCAACTACTCGTTGCTTTTTAGAACTGATACGCCAGCGTGTTTACACAAAAGAGGAACTTGATGTTGCACCAGATTATTTTGATAGATTCTCTCAATCTAATCCACAGCCTATTGAGTTCATTGGACTCAAACACATAAATCTCAAAAAGGCTTCGGCAAAAATTGCCCAAGCACTAGCTGCCCAAGATGATACTCCAGAGATTTCTAAGGCAGAGATAGAGGAAAATAAAGAACAACTTTCTGATGTAAAGTTTGCTCACCTTCATAACCACTCACAATTCTCCATATTACAATCTACCGCAAGCGTTCAAGATATTGTAAAAGCTGCCACACTACACAAAATGCCCGCTGTTGCTATGACAGATATGGGTAATATGATGGGTGCTTTTCACTTTACAAAAGCGGTAAAGTCACATAACGCAGGCGTAAAAAAAGCAAATGCCGCAGCCGTAGAGGCGGGAGAAGAACCGGAGGGAGTACCTCTTAAAGCCATTATTGGTTGTGAGTTTAACGTATGTGTAGACCACAAAAACAAAAGCCAGAAGGACAATGGGTACCAAATAGTGATACTCGCCAAAAACAAAAACGGATATCAAAATCTCTGTAAAATGGCCTCTATAGCCTATACAGATGGGTTTTACTACGTTCCTAGAATAGACAAACAAGTAATTGAGCAATACAAAGAAGATCTCATTGTACTCACGGGAAATTTATATGGTGAAGTGCCAAGTAAGATTCTTAATGTAGGAGAAAAACAAGCCGAGGAATCTCTTATTTGGTGGAAAGAACAATTTGGTGACGACCTCTATGTCGAGCTCATGCGTCACGGTCAAGAAGATGAAGATCGTGTGATGCCTGTTTTAATTACGCTTTCGCGAAAGCATAACGTAAAACTTATTGCTTCTAATAACACCTTCTACATTGATAAATCTGATGCAGATGCGCATGATGTTTTACTTTGTGTAAAAGATGGTGAGAAAGTAGCAACACCAAAGGGTCGAGGTAGAGGATATCGTTTTGGTTTACCAAACGACGAATACTACTTTAAGAGTGCAGATGAGATGAAAACGCTTTTTGCAGATGTGCCAGAAGCTATCTTAAATGTACAAGAGGTTGTTGATAAAATTGAACCTTACGAACTAGCAAGAGATGTATTACTTCCAGCATTTGACATACCACAAGAATTTGTATCTCCAGAAGATGCCATAGATGGTGGAAAACGCGGTGAAAATGCTTTCTTAAAACATCTTGTTTACGAGGGAGCAAAAAAACGATACGGACAGGATCTCTCTGAAGAAGTTATAGAACGCTTAGACTTTGAGCTAGATGTAATTGAAAAAACAGGTTACCCAGGATACTTCTTGATTGTAGAAGACTTTATAAGAGAAGCTCGTAACATGGACGTTTCGGTAGGTCCCGGACGTGGATCTGCAGCGGGATCTGTTGCAGCATACTGTTTATGGATTACAAACATAGACCCGATGAAGTATGATTTGCTTTTTGAGCGTTTCTTAAATCCGGATCGTGTGAGTATGCCCGATATTGATATTGACTTTGATGATGAAGGTCGTGGGCGTGTAATGCAATATGTGATTGATAAGTATGGTGCAAATCAAGTAGCACAAATCATCACTTACGGTACAATGGCTGCAAAGTCATCCATAAGAGACACTTCTAGAGCGCTAGATTTATCACTAGGAGATGCAGACCGTATTGCAAAGCTCATACCTACTATGAGTAAGCTACGCAAGATCTTTGGTAAGACAGATGCAGAGTTGCGTAGTTCTTTTAGATCTGATGATTTGCCTAAGGTACAAGAGCTTATAAATATAGAGACTCAAGACAACCTGGAAGGGCAAATGCTACGTCAAGCAAGACAGTTAGAAGGATCTGTACGTAATACAGGAATACATGCTTGTGGTGTGATTATCACACCTAGTGACATTACAAACTTTGTACCTGTTGCACTAGCCAAAGATTCTGATCTTTACGTAACCCAATTTGATAACTCTGTAGTAGAGGAAGCTGGGCTACTTAAAATGGATTTCTTGGGTCTGAAGACCCTTACACTTATAAAAGATACTGTTAAGCTTGTTAAGTATCGTCATGATATAGATCTCGACCCAGAGAACTTCCCCCTTGATGACGAAAAAACGTATGAGTTATTCCAGCGCGGTGATACCGTAGGGATATTTCAGTATGAATCTCCAGGAATGCAAAAGCACATGCAATCGCTCAAACCTACCGTGTTTGAAGATCTTATTGCAATGAATGCCTTGTATCGCCCTGGACCGATGGAATACATACCGTCATTCGTAAGAAGAAAACACGGAGAAGAAGAGATAGAATATGACCTTCCAGCCATGGAAGAATACCTTAAGGAAACGTACGGTATTACTGTCTACCAGGAGCAAGTAATGCTTCTTTCTCAAAAGCTTGCAGATTTTACAAAAGGTGAGGCCGATGTACTTCGTAAGGCAATGGGTAAAAAGCAAATTGCCGTTCTTGATAAAATGAAGCCTAAGTTTATAGAGCAGGCTTCTGCCAAAGGACATGACCCAGAAAAACTAGAGAAAATCTGGAAAGACTGGGAAGCATTTGCCGCATATGCATTTAACAAGTCACACTCTACATGTTACGCATGGATTGCTTACCAAACAGCATATTTAAAAGCACACTACCCAGCAGAGTATCTTGCCGCTGTACTGTCTAACAACATGAATGACATAAAGCAAGTAACATTCTTTATGGAAGAGGCAAAACGTATGGGACTAGAAGTACTAGGGCCAGATGTAAATGAATCTTTTAGAAAATTTACGGTAAATGATAATGGCGCTGTACGTTTTGGTATGGGTGCGGTAAAAGGCGTAGGTACAGGAGCTGTTGCCACTATTGTAGAAAATAGAAAAGAAGGAAAATACAAATCTGTTTTTGACTTTGCTCGTCGTGTAGACTTACGTGCAGCAAACAAAAAAGCTTTTGAAAGTCTTGCTCTAGCGGGTGGGTTTGATGAACTAGATGGTGATACTCATCGCGCTCAATTTTTTAATCATGACGGAGATGGTATTACTTTCTTAGAAAAAGCCGTAAAATATGGTGCTCGTTATCAAGAAAATGAAAACAGCTCACAGGTAAGTCTCTTTGGAGAGTCTAGCGAAGTCCAAATACCAGAACCAGAAGTTCCTCCATGTGAAGAATGGGGAACTATGGAAAAACTCAAACGCGAGAAGGAGGTTGTAGGAGTATATATCTCTGGCCATCCGCTAGATGATTTTAAGACAGAAATGGAAACATTTTGTAATGCAACGGTGTCTAATTTTCACCAGATGGAGGCTTACGTCAATAGAGAGCTCACCTTTGGTGGCGTAATATCTGACGTACAACATCGCGTATCAAAAAATGGAAAAGGATGGGCAGCTTTTACTGTTGAAGATTTTACAGATTCCTTTGAGTTTAGAATGTTTGGAGAGGAGTATCTCAAGATGCGTCACTTTTTGATCCCTAATAGCTTCATACATGCAAAAGTGTTTATTAAGGATGGGTTTACAAACAGAGAAACAGGTAGAAAAGGTGATCCAAGAACGCAGTTTAATAGTATCCAGCAATTGCAGGATGTGATGGAAACAAACGCAAAGAAACTCACCATAAATATTGACATCAACGAGGTTGCGGAAGCCCGCATAGAAGAAATAAAGAATATTCTTGATCTCCATGTAGGCGATGCAAAGCTCCACTTTCAAGTATTTGAACCACTTGAAAAACTCTTTGTAAAAATGCCTAGTAAACGCATGAAAGTAAGAATTTGTCAAGAACTTCTAGACACCTTAGAAGAGAACAGTGTTCACTATAAATTAAACTAG